From Pseudoalteromonas sp. Scap06:
AGCGAACATGCGGCGACGCCAGATAACCTTTTTATGCAAATTTCTTAACATCACTCGACGGCGAGTCGCAGTTGAGTGCTTTATACAACGTTTAAGTTGATGTGTACGTCTACGTTTAAGCATGACTTGTCCTTACGTGCTTGGTGATGACACAAATTTTAATACAATTGAGCCAGATTATTGAATAATTGATTGCAAGTAAACAACTATTTGCTTTTCTGACATGTAGCTAATATAGCGCGAAATTTTCAGAATGCATTTATTTTTCTTTTTCTGCTTCACCAGTGATACGTTGATTTGCATCATTTGGTTTAATGCTTTGATCTTTAGTTTCTTTTTCGGTTGTTGGCGGTGTAGTTGCCATTGCATTATTTTCATCAAGCCAAACTAGCGCATCGTAATAGCGACGAATATTATCAACATAAGTCACTGCAACATCACCGCGAGCATAGCCATAGCGGGTATTACGGTAGTGACGTTTTTTTACTAGTAATGGTAAGCGCTTTTTAACATCAGCCCATTTATCAGGGCTAGCTCCTTGTTGTTCGGTAATTATGCGGGCATCATTGACGTGGCCCCAACCAACATTATAAGCGGCAAGTGCGAGCCAAGTACGATCAGGCTGCGGGATTCTATCTGGTATACGTTTGATTAATTTAGCTAAGTATTGAGCACCGCCACGTATGTTTTGTTCTGGCTCCAAGCGATTAGTAACACCGACTTGTTTTGCTGTGCGCCTTGTTAGCATCATAATGCCGCGCACCCCTGTTGGCGATTTAGCTCGTGGGTTCCACATCGACTCTTGATAACTCAATGCAGCAAGTAAGCGCCAATCAAGGCTACCCGCATATTGTATAAACCAAGGCTGATATTTAGGCAGTGTTTCTTTTATTGCATCTATATAGGCTAAGGTATTAACGTAATTAAACTGACGGACATGGCCAAAATACTTCTCTTCAAGCACATAAAGTTGATTATTTTGTTTTGCTTCACCGAAAAAAGGAACTAGTAATGCGTACAAAGAGTCATCATTCGACTTTTTGAGTATCCATGCAATTGAATCATTACGGGTAACTGAAAAGCCAATACTCAAGTTAGGGTGATAGCGCCTAAACAACGCTAATGTATGAGAATCTGCCAAGGTGTAATCTATTTCACCATCAATAACGGCTTGTAATAACTCTTCCTCATCAAATTCTTCGGTTTCATTCCAAGTTAAATCTGGGTTGGTTTGTTGTATTTCTTCTAATGTGAGCGAGTGACTACTTTTAGCAATAACAGTGAAGTTACCAGTTAAATCATCAAAATCTCTAGGGCGTTCACGGCCTTGTTTAAATACTAATTTTTGACTAATTGTTCTGTAAGTTGGGCCATAGCGGTAACGTTTGGCGCGCGCCTTGTTAAAAGTAAGTCCAGAGGCAATTAAATCGAGATCGCCACTATCTAAGCGCGCAAACATATCGGATAAATTAAAAAAGGGCACAATTTCAAGCTCTACCCCAAGGTAATCGGCGAATGCTTGAGACAGTTCAAATTCAAACCCTTGTTCACCTTGAACAGCTTGATAGTAATTACTTGCGCTGGCGAGTGTACCCACACGAATTTTATTTTCTGATTTAATTTGGGCAAGCTGTGTTGACTGCTCTTGTGTATTACAGGCACACAAAAGGATGACTAACGTAATAATTGTTATTAGCTTTATCTTCAACATATTCGCCTCTTTAGCATCGTATCTCCTGTTATAACAAAACTTACTGATTACGTCACTTACCGTTTAATCGCAGTAAGTAAAAAATAGGTGTAAACAAAAAGAAAAAGTTAATTTAATGAAAAGCGCATTTTTGAGTTAAATCTGGGAGTAATTTGGACTATAATACGCGCCTAAAATATCGTTCAATCCCTAACCCCGGGTGAAATTACTTATGTTGATCCTTCGTGGTGCACCAGCACTTTCAGAGTTCAGAGTTAATAA
This genomic window contains:
- the mltF gene encoding membrane-bound lytic murein transglycosylase MltF yields the protein MLKIKLITIITLVILLCACNTQEQSTQLAQIKSENKIRVGTLASASNYYQAVQGEQGFEFELSQAFADYLGVELEIVPFFNLSDMFARLDSGDLDLIASGLTFNKARAKRYRYGPTYRTISQKLVFKQGRERPRDFDDLTGNFTVIAKSSHSLTLEEIQQTNPDLTWNETEEFDEEELLQAVIDGEIDYTLADSHTLALFRRYHPNLSIGFSVTRNDSIAWILKKSNDDSLYALLVPFFGEAKQNNQLYVLEEKYFGHVRQFNYVNTLAYIDAIKETLPKYQPWFIQYAGSLDWRLLAALSYQESMWNPRAKSPTGVRGIMMLTRRTAKQVGVTNRLEPEQNIRGGAQYLAKLIKRIPDRIPQPDRTWLALAAYNVGWGHVNDARIITEQQGASPDKWADVKKRLPLLVKKRHYRNTRYGYARGDVAVTYVDNIRRYYDALVWLDENNAMATTPPTTEKETKDQSIKPNDANQRITGEAEKEK